A region from the Pirellulaceae bacterium genome encodes:
- a CDS encoding DUF1501 domain-containing protein, which translates to MSRRHFLKHLAGASAMTIPAMSLTRSLELHADELKKNHKAAILLWMGGGPSTMDMWDLKPNAPTGGPFKPISTSGDVQICEHLPLLAKNMHHLAIVRSMSTQEADHGRGRYYMHTGYVPNPNIEHPSYGSVISHELMPQRNDLEIPPFVSVGGSSVGPGFLGMAWAPFVVNSNGNIKNLKMGKDADRLERRMAALKLIETGYIGQNRGSAGIDHAKVLDKTLSLMTSEQMKAFKVREESEATQERYGTDNFGRGCLMARRLVEAGVPFVEVDLGGWDNHSNIFPTLQNDKLPKVDQAMSALIEDLEQRGRLQDTAIIWMGEFSRTPRINGNTGRDHWARAWSVVLGGAGMNGGIAVGATNADGTRVETEPYTSQDIMATVCKSLGISMEKTFASRSGRPMKIANGGKIVTELFS; encoded by the coding sequence ATGTCCCGACGACATTTTCTGAAACATCTCGCCGGGGCATCGGCCATGACCATTCCCGCGATGTCACTCACGCGCAGTCTGGAGTTGCATGCCGACGAACTGAAGAAAAACCACAAGGCCGCCATCCTGCTGTGGATGGGAGGTGGACCTTCCACGATGGACATGTGGGATCTGAAACCAAACGCTCCGACGGGAGGTCCCTTCAAACCCATTAGCACCTCAGGGGACGTGCAAATCTGCGAGCACCTACCTTTGCTTGCAAAGAACATGCACCATTTGGCGATTGTCCGATCGATGAGCACCCAAGAGGCGGATCATGGTCGTGGACGCTATTACATGCACACCGGTTACGTGCCAAATCCCAACATCGAACATCCCAGTTACGGTTCCGTGATTTCCCATGAACTGATGCCTCAACGGAACGATCTGGAAATCCCGCCGTTCGTTTCGGTCGGCGGTAGCAGCGTAGGGCCCGGTTTCTTGGGAATGGCTTGGGCACCGTTCGTCGTCAACTCGAACGGCAATATCAAGAACCTAAAAATGGGAAAGGACGCGGATCGATTAGAGCGTCGCATGGCAGCATTGAAGCTAATCGAGACCGGATACATTGGTCAAAATCGCGGATCCGCTGGAATCGACCACGCCAAGGTGCTCGACAAGACGCTCAGCCTGATGACGAGTGAACAGATGAAGGCGTTCAAAGTTCGCGAGGAATCGGAAGCCACTCAAGAACGATATGGGACCGATAACTTCGGCCGCGGATGCTTGATGGCGCGACGACTCGTTGAAGCAGGCGTACCATTCGTCGAAGTCGATTTGGGAGGTTGGGACAATCACAGCAACATCTTCCCAACACTGCAAAACGACAAATTACCCAAAGTCGACCAAGCCATGAGCGCCCTCATCGAAGATCTGGAACAACGCGGTCGGCTGCAGGATACGGCCATCATTTGGATGGGCGAATTCAGCCGCACACCGCGGATCAATGGCAATACGGGCCGCGACCATTGGGCTCGAGCCTGGAGCGTCGTACTCGGTGGCGCGGGGATGAATGGCGGAATCGCGGTTGGCGCCACTAATGCCGACGGTACCCGAGTGGAAACTGAGCCCTACACGTCGCAAGACATCATGGCAACGGTCTGCAAATCACTCGGTATTTCGATGGAAAAAACGTTTGCTAGCCGCAGCGGTCGGCCGATGAAAATCGCCAATGGAGGCAAAATTGTGACCGAATTGTTCTCCTGA
- a CDS encoding sigma-70 family RNA polymerase sigma factor: MSTARDVSSSESIDAAQLIEDHQAGIWRYLRALGCDCNEADDLTQETFLAVLQRPFNQYNAAATAGYLRKVAYNRFISARRRSGKVVLMEQIEEVDQAWSRLATEDQGEALVGALKDCLSQLSDRARWSLEMRFRERKSRVEIAEALQITEHGAKNLMQRAKKQLRDCIEGKVT; the protein is encoded by the coding sequence ATGTCAACGGCCCGCGATGTATCGTCGTCTGAATCGATCGACGCGGCTCAGTTGATCGAGGATCATCAGGCTGGCATTTGGCGCTACCTTCGTGCGTTGGGCTGCGACTGCAACGAAGCGGATGATCTGACCCAAGAAACCTTCCTAGCAGTATTGCAGCGTCCGTTCAATCAATACAACGCTGCGGCAACCGCCGGTTACTTACGAAAAGTGGCCTACAACCGATTCATCAGTGCGAGACGACGATCTGGAAAGGTCGTCCTCATGGAACAGATTGAGGAAGTCGACCAAGCCTGGAGTCGCTTGGCCACCGAAGATCAAGGAGAAGCCCTCGTCGGAGCGCTGAAGGATTGCTTGAGTCAGCTCTCGGATCGAGCGAGGTGGTCTTTGGAAATGCGATTTCGAGAGCGGAAATCTCGAGTTGAAATTGCAGAGGCATTACAGATTACGGAACATGGCGCTAAGAACTTAATGCAACGTGCAAAGAAGCAACTACGTGACTGCATCGAAGGAAAAGTGACATGA
- a CDS encoding DUF1549 domain-containing protein, with the protein MTANGAEDESKDPLLESCLEEVLGGRTPPDLKQQILARHADQARITPSANPAAPPVQSKVRSVNANNRNRVRALSRSQRLAVILMVTTAIGLVAIVGFLNFPTSSTTAPPNVATRKTDPALTPPEPTDFISPIEPALVDVSPKVSPAPTTPIEPAVIASAVTPPQEVDSETKADPVRLVSDDIVTLINAQIQQGQQIAKIEPAALITDETWCRRVYQRVLGRTASDEELRRFNRMTGDRRQALLHELFNEEWYRKEYASHWANIWTNQLLSNPGDTKNANSLRAGLRRHLQATFQQGQPYDQWAADLIKAEGSNSVQADDFNGATNYLLAFRDDQKRSQIAAEVCRVLLGQRVGCAQCHNNERDQQKQEDFWELVAFFRQLNFEVLRPGIARLVDRDFAGDPGAEAGAVRFQRQTDGKWQDVFPRFWDEKVLASDGKLADGNRREEFANAMVSSPMFSAAAVNHVWSQLLAFGFSSPVDDMGHHNPVAHPELLTSLAQQFELHEFDTSELIRWIVMSEPFNRSQVITAANGKDAPLLGSTAYFSRFYHRPILFSDTMNGLAGLQNGKAQLAMDQVPGIDVMLNAQIQSLLDKEKPSNPKPKKPDAESFGKQLSTNHQRLAVSLAKSSMSSNQKVDHIFLAVLGRKPKAIELEQSVAIYEAAKPSERASAVEQLIWALTRTKEFVSLH; encoded by the coding sequence ATGACGGCGAACGGCGCCGAAGACGAATCAAAAGATCCACTGCTCGAGTCTTGCTTGGAGGAAGTCCTCGGCGGCCGAACGCCCCCGGACCTCAAGCAACAGATACTCGCGCGGCATGCGGATCAAGCGAGGATCACACCGTCGGCGAATCCGGCTGCACCCCCGGTCCAATCGAAGGTGCGCAGCGTCAACGCGAACAACCGAAATCGTGTTCGAGCACTCAGTCGGTCTCAACGATTGGCGGTCATTCTGATGGTAACGACGGCCATTGGCTTGGTTGCGATCGTCGGATTCCTTAATTTCCCGACCTCTTCAACGACCGCACCACCCAACGTTGCGACTCGAAAGACCGATCCGGCTTTGACGCCACCCGAGCCAACCGATTTCATTTCTCCAATCGAACCGGCGCTTGTTGACGTATCGCCCAAGGTGTCGCCCGCACCGACAACTCCAATCGAACCCGCAGTCATCGCTTCCGCTGTCACACCACCGCAAGAAGTAGATTCCGAAACCAAAGCAGATCCCGTACGACTGGTGAGTGATGACATCGTCACTTTGATTAATGCACAAATCCAACAGGGTCAGCAAATTGCCAAGATCGAACCCGCAGCATTAATCACCGATGAGACATGGTGTCGCCGCGTCTATCAGCGTGTCTTGGGACGAACGGCCAGTGATGAAGAACTACGACGCTTCAACCGGATGACTGGCGACCGTCGACAAGCCTTGTTGCATGAATTGTTTAATGAAGAATGGTATCGCAAGGAATACGCCTCGCACTGGGCAAACATCTGGACCAATCAGTTGCTGAGCAATCCTGGCGACACCAAGAATGCCAATTCGCTCCGCGCGGGATTGCGTCGACACTTGCAAGCCACTTTCCAACAGGGACAACCCTACGATCAGTGGGCAGCGGATCTGATTAAGGCCGAAGGCAGCAATTCCGTTCAAGCGGACGACTTCAACGGCGCCACGAACTACCTGTTGGCATTTCGTGACGATCAAAAGCGTTCTCAAATTGCGGCCGAAGTCTGCCGAGTGCTTCTCGGCCAGCGGGTGGGATGTGCACAATGCCACAACAATGAACGAGACCAACAGAAGCAAGAAGATTTCTGGGAACTCGTTGCCTTTTTCCGACAACTCAATTTTGAAGTGTTGCGACCGGGAATTGCTCGGCTGGTCGATCGCGATTTCGCCGGTGATCCGGGTGCCGAAGCCGGCGCGGTTCGTTTTCAGCGGCAAACGGATGGAAAATGGCAAGACGTGTTCCCTCGCTTCTGGGATGAAAAGGTCCTCGCTTCCGACGGAAAGCTCGCCGACGGGAATCGACGAGAAGAATTTGCCAACGCGATGGTTTCTTCGCCAATGTTTTCGGCCGCTGCGGTGAACCATGTTTGGTCACAACTTTTGGCCTTTGGTTTTAGCTCACCGGTAGATGACATGGGACATCACAATCCGGTTGCTCACCCTGAACTGCTTACTTCGCTCGCCCAACAATTCGAGCTCCACGAGTTCGATACCTCGGAACTGATTCGTTGGATCGTCATGAGTGAACCATTCAATCGCTCACAAGTGATCACGGCAGCCAACGGCAAGGACGCGCCGCTGCTCGGTTCCACCGCCTACTTCAGCCGTTTTTATCATCGGCCCATCTTGTTCTCAGATACAATGAATGGACTCGCTGGGCTGCAAAATGGCAAAGCCCAACTGGCAATGGACCAAGTCCCCGGTATCGATGTGATGCTCAACGCGCAAATCCAGTCGCTGTTGGATAAAGAGAAACCGAGTAATCCCAAGCCCAAGAAACCGGACGCCGAGTCATTTGGCAAACAGCTCTCAACTAATCATCAACGCCTGGCAGTGAGCCTTGCCAAGAGTTCGATGTCGAGCAATCAAAAGGTAGATCATATCTTCTTGGCCGTTCTTGGTCGTAAACCCAAGGCGATCGAGCTTGAGCAATCCGTTGCAATTTACGAAGCGGCCAAACCGTCGGAACGTGCGAGTGCCGTCGAACAACTGATCTGGGCATTGACTCGCACCAAAGAATTCGTGAGCCTCCACTAG
- the der gene encoding ribosome biogenesis GTPase Der, with amino-acid sequence MKVPQVVIVGRPNVGKSSVLNWLARRRLAIVDDMAGVTRDRMTFLMEEQGRFFEIVDTGGMGIEDSDNLTQQVEGQITAGIEAADVVLFVVDVHSGLLPLDQEVARRLRYVDKPIICFANKADSERYEPQADEFYRLGRGKLLSGSTRANRNRQQLIDMIIERLPAALEEKEDVVEPIMKAAIVGRRNVGKSTFVNTLAKADRMIVSEVAGTTRDSVDVRFELDGKEFIAIDTPGLRKSKSVKSNIDFYGTHRAKRSIRRADVVLLFFDASQRIGKVDKQLAGYIAEQYKPCVFVVNKWDLYHTQMPTERWVTYLRDTFQTMWHVPIAFVTAETGKNVKALLNHSQMLYKQSLSRISTGKLNRLIRDALDHHPPPLFQHRRPKIYYATQVGSHPPTIVLMCNNPSAFPASYRRYLLGVLRDQLSFGEVPIKLYLKKRSSSDKKNEIGKMSREEAKQQSSD; translated from the coding sequence ATGAAGGTTCCTCAAGTCGTTATCGTGGGCCGACCGAATGTTGGCAAGTCAAGCGTGCTGAATTGGTTGGCTCGTCGCCGCTTAGCGATTGTCGATGATATGGCGGGTGTGACTCGGGACCGCATGACCTTTCTGATGGAGGAGCAGGGGCGATTCTTCGAGATTGTCGACACGGGTGGAATGGGGATCGAGGATTCCGATAATTTAACGCAGCAGGTGGAAGGTCAGATCACGGCGGGTATCGAAGCGGCCGATGTGGTGCTGTTTGTGGTCGATGTGCATTCGGGCCTGTTACCACTCGATCAGGAAGTAGCACGACGACTGCGTTACGTCGATAAACCGATTATTTGTTTCGCCAATAAGGCCGATTCTGAGCGGTATGAGCCGCAAGCTGACGAGTTTTATCGACTCGGGCGGGGGAAATTGCTGAGTGGCAGTACACGTGCCAATCGCAACCGACAACAGTTGATTGACATGATCATTGAACGCTTGCCAGCCGCGTTGGAAGAAAAAGAGGACGTGGTCGAGCCGATCATGAAGGCGGCGATCGTTGGACGGCGGAACGTTGGCAAAAGCACCTTTGTGAACACTTTGGCCAAAGCTGACCGGATGATCGTAAGCGAAGTAGCTGGCACGACTCGCGATAGTGTTGACGTTCGCTTTGAATTAGATGGGAAAGAATTCATTGCGATTGATACACCCGGTTTGCGGAAAAGCAAAAGCGTTAAATCGAACATTGATTTTTATGGGACGCATCGCGCAAAACGCAGCATTCGGCGGGCTGATGTTGTGTTGTTGTTCTTTGACGCGAGCCAGCGCATTGGAAAAGTTGACAAGCAGTTAGCCGGTTACATCGCTGAGCAGTACAAGCCCTGTGTGTTTGTGGTCAACAAATGGGATCTCTACCACACGCAAATGCCGACTGAGAGATGGGTTACATATCTCCGCGATACGTTTCAAACGATGTGGCACGTTCCGATCGCTTTTGTTACGGCTGAAACTGGTAAGAACGTGAAAGCGCTTTTGAATCACTCGCAGATGCTGTACAAGCAGTCCCTGTCGCGTATTTCGACGGGAAAATTGAATCGTTTGATTCGAGATGCATTGGACCATCATCCTCCGCCGTTGTTTCAGCACCGACGTCCGAAAATTTATTACGCGACTCAAGTTGGTAGCCATCCTCCAACGATCGTCCTGATGTGCAACAATCCGTCCGCGTTTCCCGCCTCCTATCGACGATATCTCTTGGGAGTCTTGCGGGATCAACTGTCATTCGGCGAGGTGCCAATCAAGCTCTACTTGAAGAAACGGTCGAGCAGCGATAAGAAGAATGAGATTGGCAAGATGTCGCGAGAAGAAGCGAAGCAGCAGTCGAGTGATTGA
- a CDS encoding uracil-DNA glycosylase, whose protein sequence is MDESDQLRLRRIARQRLESLQRSGIQHILRHPLSETEQAATATKPPQDTDHQPQSVPSIDSGSTTEPRESPVLTLSERQSRLQKMGKKVSSCELCPELVAHRTQTVFGVGNPKARLCFFGEAPGADEDQQGEPFVGRAGQLLDKIIEACTLHRDDVYILNVLKCRPPGNRNPSPEETQNCRPFFEKQLEIIRPEFICCLGSVAATTLLETKLSIGKLRGELHEWRWAKVLATYHPAYLLRNPNAKRDVWNDMQILLKEMGIKVKK, encoded by the coding sequence ATGGACGAATCAGATCAACTGCGTTTACGTCGCATCGCCCGGCAACGGCTCGAAAGCTTGCAGCGCTCCGGGATTCAACACATTCTTCGCCATCCACTTTCTGAAACTGAACAAGCAGCCACAGCGACCAAGCCCCCCCAGGACACCGATCACCAACCCCAGTCGGTCCCCTCCATCGATTCCGGTTCAACGACCGAACCGCGAGAGTCCCCCGTGCTGACACTTTCAGAGCGCCAATCTCGACTACAAAAGATGGGTAAGAAGGTCTCCTCGTGCGAGCTCTGTCCCGAGTTAGTGGCGCACCGAACCCAAACGGTATTTGGTGTGGGTAACCCCAAAGCGCGTCTCTGTTTTTTTGGCGAGGCTCCCGGCGCCGATGAGGACCAACAAGGCGAACCTTTCGTTGGGCGTGCCGGTCAATTGCTGGACAAGATCATCGAAGCCTGCACGCTGCATCGCGATGACGTTTACATTTTGAATGTACTCAAATGTCGCCCACCAGGTAATCGAAATCCAAGCCCCGAGGAGACACAAAATTGCCGGCCGTTCTTCGAAAAGCAGCTGGAGATCATTCGACCAGAGTTCATCTGTTGTCTTGGATCGGTTGCCGCCACAACGCTGTTAGAGACAAAGCTTTCGATCGGAAAACTGCGTGGCGAGTTGCATGAGTGGCGTTGGGCCAAAGTATTGGCAACTTACCACCCGGCCTATCTGCTGCGAAATCCCAACGCCAAACGGGACGTCTGGAATGACATGCAGATCTTGCTCAAAGAGATGGGTATCAAGGTCAAGAAATAG
- a CDS encoding protein kinase: protein MSMVEKSAEEFARRAYDLNLLDQRQVESVWAELGSRNVSATDMQRVLVRRGLLTNYQVDRLTRGEKAGFFHGDYKVLYLVGTGSFARVYRAVQKDTGKVVAVKVLRKRFSDDPVTCEQFIREGEMGAKLRHPNIVPIYEVHSSKKSHFMVMDFIEGRNLREFVRVRKKLSVEEGLKFTTDIAAGLTYAAEFGIRHRDLKLSNVLMSSTGRAQLVDFGLAAISGLDDESSDAVNPRTIDYAGLERSTGVRKDDLRSDIYFTGCMFYHMLTGQAPLVETKDRSQRLSKSRFEAIKPIEELEPELPHRVAMVVKKAMELNVTRRYQTPAELLADLRMTTRRLKSTDDAQGTSVTDEGRDKTVMIIDSNSDMQNVFRQGLKKVGYRVLVISDPNRALERCDTQEHVADCIVFGCHSLGKAGVEIFNRFSQMNQTKEIPAILLLAENQKALAQKALLDDHRVVAKMPLKMKQFRGVLKKLLS from the coding sequence ATGTCGATGGTCGAGAAATCGGCTGAAGAGTTCGCTCGCCGCGCGTATGACTTAAACCTGCTGGATCAGCGCCAGGTTGAGTCGGTGTGGGCGGAACTAGGTTCGCGAAACGTATCGGCGACCGATATGCAACGGGTGTTGGTGCGCCGGGGGCTTCTCACAAACTACCAAGTTGATCGGCTGACCCGAGGCGAGAAAGCCGGCTTCTTTCACGGTGATTATAAAGTCCTCTATCTGGTCGGGACGGGCTCCTTCGCTCGCGTTTATCGGGCGGTGCAAAAGGATACGGGGAAAGTTGTCGCCGTCAAGGTGTTGCGAAAACGTTTCAGCGATGACCCGGTCACCTGCGAGCAGTTTATTCGGGAAGGCGAGATGGGAGCGAAGCTTCGCCATCCGAATATTGTTCCGATCTATGAAGTTCATTCCAGCAAGAAAAGCCATTTCATGGTGATGGACTTTATTGAGGGCCGCAATCTGCGAGAGTTTGTTCGAGTCCGAAAAAAGCTGAGTGTGGAAGAGGGCTTGAAATTCACAACCGACATTGCGGCGGGACTGACTTACGCTGCGGAGTTTGGGATTCGTCACCGTGATTTGAAGTTATCCAATGTGCTGATGTCGAGTACAGGCCGAGCCCAATTGGTTGACTTTGGTTTGGCGGCCATTAGTGGCTTGGATGATGAATCATCGGACGCTGTGAACCCTCGCACAATCGATTATGCGGGTCTCGAGCGCTCGACCGGGGTGCGGAAAGATGATCTGCGTAGTGATATCTACTTCACGGGCTGCATGTTCTATCACATGCTGACCGGTCAAGCTCCGCTGGTGGAAACAAAGGATCGTAGTCAGCGATTGAGCAAGAGTCGATTTGAAGCCATCAAGCCGATTGAGGAGTTGGAGCCTGAGTTGCCACATCGCGTGGCGATGGTCGTCAAGAAGGCGATGGAGCTGAACGTTACTCGTCGTTACCAGACGCCGGCTGAATTGTTGGCAGATCTGCGGATGACGACTCGACGCCTCAAATCGACGGATGATGCTCAGGGAACTTCGGTGACCGATGAGGGCAGGGACAAGACCGTGATGATCATCGATTCCAACAGTGACATGCAAAACGTGTTCCGTCAGGGACTGAAGAAGGTGGGTTATCGCGTATTGGTTATCAGTGATCCGAATCGGGCTTTGGAACGATGTGACACCCAGGAACACGTGGCAGATTGCATCGTGTTTGGCTGCCATAGTCTGGGCAAGGCGGGGGTCGAGATCTTTAATCGTTTTAGCCAGATGAACCAGACGAAAGAGATACCGGCCATTCTGTTGCTGGCAGAAAATCAAAAAGCACTCGCTCAAAAAGCCCTGCTCGATGATCATCGAGTGGTTGCAAAAATGCCGCTGAAGATGAAGCAATTTCGCGGCGTGCTGAAGAAACTATTGAGCTAG
- a CDS encoding transcriptional regulator, protein MNHSRLARTKNQPLPKDVSDLATVIAALPPEHRKVIEPAYQRVVDSTRRRQRILALVQEAISQLRLDMKYLLFDLEATRQERNHYRESLDGGNEI, encoded by the coding sequence ATGAATCATTCCCGCCTTGCTCGTACCAAGAACCAGCCGCTTCCCAAAGATGTTTCGGATTTAGCGACAGTCATCGCAGCACTTCCGCCTGAACATCGAAAAGTGATTGAGCCGGCTTACCAGCGGGTGGTCGATAGCACGCGTCGCCGCCAGCGGATTCTGGCACTCGTTCAAGAGGCAATCAGCCAGCTGCGATTAGATATGAAGTATTTGCTGTTCGACCTGGAGGCGACTCGTCAGGAGCGGAATCATTATCGCGAATCGCTTGATGGGGGTAACGAGATCTAA